One window of the Rhipicephalus sanguineus isolate Rsan-2018 chromosome 2, BIME_Rsan_1.4, whole genome shotgun sequence genome contains the following:
- the LOC119381754 gene encoding uncharacterized protein LOC119381754, with translation MKLCNAFFRTALLIASGAKLVVASSCEKRLVPPSTMLLEPEVHVRSVDKGSRAEMACRFCDEGASLTSRQWFRRSMEGDFERLKPDAHDDPALDRVAVAADHTLTLANVSEVDVGFYVCHDNEEPPTRYRMEYLLDGAAPSHLLAIDFYKAQ, from the exons ATGAAGCTCTGTAACGCCTTCTTTCGGACAGCGTTGCTGATTGCTTCCG gggcGAAACTTGTCGTGGCCAGCAGCTGCGAGAAGCGCCTAGTCCCACCTTCCACCATGCTGCTTGAACCCGAGGTGCACGTCAGGAGCGTCGACAAGGGCAGTCGTGCCGAAATGGCCTGCCGCTTCTG CGACGAAGGTGCCTCGCTGACGAGTCGCCAGTGGTTCCGACGCTCAATGGAGGGCGACTTCGAGCGACTCAAGCCCGACGCGCACGACGACCCGGCGCTGGACCGAGTGGCGGTGGCCGCCGACCACACGCTCACGTTGGCCAACGTGAGCGAGGTCGACGTCGGCTTCTACGTGTGCCACGACAACGAGGAACCACCCACGCGTTACAGGATGGAGTACCTGCTCGACGGTGCGGCTCCCTCTCACCTTTTAGCCATTGATTTTTATAAAGCACAGtga
- the LOC119383423 gene encoding coiled-coil domain-containing protein 43 isoform X1: MAAVHSDFELWLADKLRALNIDPDVFGSYITGILEGNETEDEKSEALQGILTEVCEDALCDVKDEIFNKWSEYNERPAEGDVRVNDEQGKYNVEAKLVSLMEEQAKSVVAEKNLSAEEQKLRQAILAQYGEVSDGEEEVVTKSSTESVAPPAASGVAHKEHYVPKLVLARNTNAENVAQAEKEKREHSKQEHERKKAQDKLNREKQKQQAQERKDKERKRTQKGERRR; the protein is encoded by the exons ATGGCGGCTGTACACAGTGATTTTGAACTCTGGCTGGCCGACAAGTTGCGAGCCCTAAACATCGATCCGGACGTTTTTGGGAGCTACATCACAGGCATACTCGAAGGCAACGAGACGGAGGATGAGAAGTCGGAGGCGCTCCAAGGCATCCTCACAGAAGTTTGC GAGGATGCGCTGTGCGACGTGAAAGACGAGATATTTAACAAGTGGTCCGAATATAACGAGCGGCCAGCCGAGGGAGACGTTCGGGTGAATGATGAACAAG GTAAATACAACGTCGAAGCGAAGCTAGTGAGTCTCATGGAGGAACAGGCCAAGTCTGTTGTCGCCGAAAAGAATCTATCCGCGGAGGAACAGAAGTTACGACAGGCCATTCTTGCGCAGTACGGCGAAGTTTCGGATGGAGAAGA GGAGGTGGTAACAAAGTCATCTACGGAATCGGTGGCCCCTCCTGCTGCCTCTGGAGTAGCCCACAAGGAACATTACGTTCCAAAAT TAGTGCTTGCGAGGAACACAAACGCCGAGAATGTCGCCCAGGCCGAGAAAGAGAAGCGAGAGCATAGCAAGCAGGAGCATGAGCGCAAGAAAGCGCAGGACAAGCTCAACCGCGAGAAACAGAAGCAGCAGGCACAGGAGCGCAAGGACAAAGAGCGCAAACGCACTCAGAAGGGCGAGCGGCGCCGGTAG
- the LOC119383423 gene encoding coiled-coil domain-containing protein 43 isoform X2, giving the protein MAAVHSDFELWLADKLRALNIDPDVFGSYITGILEGNETEDEKSEALQGILTEVCEDALCDVKDEIFNKWSEYNERPAEGDVRVNDEQGKYNVEAKLVSLMEEQAKSVVAEKNLSAEEQKLRQAILAQYGEVSDGEEEVVTKSSTESVAPPAASGVAHKEHYVPKLLARNTNAENVAQAEKEKREHSKQEHERKKAQDKLNREKQKQQAQERKDKERKRTQKGERRR; this is encoded by the exons ATGGCGGCTGTACACAGTGATTTTGAACTCTGGCTGGCCGACAAGTTGCGAGCCCTAAACATCGATCCGGACGTTTTTGGGAGCTACATCACAGGCATACTCGAAGGCAACGAGACGGAGGATGAGAAGTCGGAGGCGCTCCAAGGCATCCTCACAGAAGTTTGC GAGGATGCGCTGTGCGACGTGAAAGACGAGATATTTAACAAGTGGTCCGAATATAACGAGCGGCCAGCCGAGGGAGACGTTCGGGTGAATGATGAACAAG GTAAATACAACGTCGAAGCGAAGCTAGTGAGTCTCATGGAGGAACAGGCCAAGTCTGTTGTCGCCGAAAAGAATCTATCCGCGGAGGAACAGAAGTTACGACAGGCCATTCTTGCGCAGTACGGCGAAGTTTCGGATGGAGAAGA GGAGGTGGTAACAAAGTCATCTACGGAATCGGTGGCCCCTCCTGCTGCCTCTGGAGTAGCCCACAAGGAACATTACGTTCCAAAAT TGCTTGCGAGGAACACAAACGCCGAGAATGTCGCCCAGGCCGAGAAAGAGAAGCGAGAGCATAGCAAGCAGGAGCATGAGCGCAAGAAAGCGCAGGACAAGCTCAACCGCGAGAAACAGAAGCAGCAGGCACAGGAGCGCAAGGACAAAGAGCGCAAACGCACTCAGAAGGGCGAGCGGCGCCGGTAG